A genomic stretch from Candidatus Eisenbacteria bacterium includes:
- a CDS encoding alpha/beta fold hydrolase, whose protein sequence is MPTAKVRDIELYYEEHGSGDPLLCIMGFATDSNGWLLQVPAFAECYRTIVFDNRGVGRSAKPSGAYTIHEMADDAAALLDHLDIDRTHVLGLSMGGMIAQELVLRHPHRVRRLVLAATFPEPDVATEEQRKVLFTRMGGTITEGGEMKIDFTAMNPMLFFQNMLPLVFSPAFIQNELPKLIQLFSGALQYGFSIEAIMGQMQAIMTHKATDRLTGIAAPTLVLTGDADRLISPANSDVLAQRIPGAKLVRLPGGTHGFNFEMPDAFNREVLGFLAGVAS, encoded by the coding sequence ATGCCTACTGCGAAGGTTCGCGACATCGAGCTGTACTACGAGGAGCACGGCAGCGGGGATCCGCTGCTGTGCATCATGGGCTTCGCCACCGACTCGAACGGGTGGCTACTCCAGGTGCCAGCCTTCGCGGAGTGCTACCGGACGATCGTGTTCGACAACCGCGGCGTCGGGCGGAGCGCGAAACCGTCGGGGGCGTACACGATCCACGAGATGGCGGACGACGCGGCTGCGCTGCTCGATCACCTCGACATCGACCGCACCCACGTGCTCGGTCTCTCGATGGGCGGGATGATCGCGCAGGAGCTGGTGCTACGACATCCGCACCGCGTGCGCCGGCTCGTGTTGGCGGCCACCTTCCCCGAGCCCGACGTTGCGACCGAGGAGCAGCGTAAGGTCCTCTTCACGCGGATGGGTGGCACCATCACGGAAGGCGGCGAGATGAAGATCGACTTTACCGCCATGAACCCGATGCTCTTCTTCCAGAACATGCTGCCGCTCGTGTTCTCCCCGGCGTTCATCCAGAACGAGCTGCCGAAGCTGATCCAGCTCTTCTCGGGAGCGCTGCAGTACGGCTTCAGCATCGAGGCGATCATGGGCCAGATGCAGGCGATCATGACGCACAAAGCGACCGACCGGCTGACCGGAATCGCGGCGCCGACGCTGGTGTTGACGGGCGATGCGGACCGGCTCATCTCGCCCGCGAACTCGGACGTGCTCGCACAGCGCATCCCGGGCGCGAAGCTCGTGCGCCTGCCTGGTGGCACGCACGGCTTCAACTTCGAGATGCCGGACGCGTTCAATCGCGAAGTGCTGGGATTCCTCGCCGGCGTCGCGAGCTGA